The segment CGCCACATCATACGCTTCGCTATATCCGACCACATGGACGATGTGAGGCTTTACGACCATTGCGTTGAAGACCGAGACCGCCAGCTGCCCCTTGGCAATGTTCGGGTGGTGGGACAATGAGTTCAATCCTGAACGGACCATCCGGATGATATGGAAATCCTTGTCCTCGAGCGTCGTGACCAGCTCCAGCTTGGCCATCATCTTGGCCCGGTCCATGACCGGCGACATGCCGCGAGGGGTCTCGAACATGAACTGGCAAACATAATCCCTCACGCCCAACGCTTTTGCGTTGTATGCGCACAGATAAGCCACGACCAACTCGATGGTGTCGCCCGAGGAACGGAGGGACCATTGATGGGAATCGGTGACCTCGACCGGAATGCCCCTGTCCGCGTGCCATGCGATCACCGCCTGGTTCTCCTGCATCGCCGCTTCCAGGGTCCTATCGGAACGACCGTCCAGCTCACTATACCAGGCCAGCGGTATCGCCCCCCAGGTATTGTTTATCGTTTCATGCAACATCTCGGCCCATCTTTCCAGATCTCTTGTTCCACTGTAGCAGCGCAGCAGGGGGCGGTTCCCCACGCGGGTGATTTGGTACAATCTGCGAAGATCCTCGACATCTCTCAACGGAACCCCGCCGGCACCGTCCAGCTCGTTATTCATCTCGCCTGGGCGAAAGAAGTTCTCCTGGGCGTTCTGGTCGGGCGCTATCGACAGGATATCGACGGACCTTTCCTGCGCCAGCCGGCCCGCCCCTTGGATCGTATCCTCCAATGAGGGCATCCCGAAATGATGCCTGATGAGCGGATATGGGTATGAGTTCTGTATCCGCGTTTGGAGATCATCGCCGACAGGATCAAGCTGTTTCTCGATAATCTTCCCATCAAGCACGGAGATTATCTCCTCCGGCGATTCCCCACCGGCGAAGACCTTTTCGAAAATTCCAGAGTGCTTCGCCATTTCTGCCACCGGGGGCGTCCCTCCGAACAGCAATCGACGACCTTTCCATCGGTCGTCCCTCTCGATCTCGCCTTGGAGGTCCAACATAAGGCGCTCTGCGGAACCAGGGTCAAGGCGGTAACTTAGCACGACCATCTCCGGGTCCCATTCGATCATCTCGTTCACGATCTGTTGATTCGTGACGCATGTGCCAAGGAAACGCACCTCATTCCCAAGGGACTTCGCGGCCCTCAGAAATGACTGGATGCCTGCAACGTGCACGCATTTTCCCATCGTCGCTCCAAGGATCCTCATCTATGTGCCCCCTTCAATGCCACCATTCTGATCTGTTTGACGTTCATTCCCCCGATCCCCACCTTCTCCACCGTCCTTCCAACCGTCATATAGTCCTGGACATCTATCAACGAGGCAAGATGGACCAGGGATTCCATCGTCGGGGTCTTTATGCCGATGAGATGGCCGAGTGAGACCATGGGCACCAAGCTCATCGGAACGTCCTCGAACAGATAGCGATGGACCAGTGAAGAAGGAGCCCTCACTCCCTTGTACCCAGGGGTCGATTGGATGGCCTCGTAGAGTGTCTTTCCGTATGAATTGTAAGCGAGGTAAAGCCATTCACGGGCTGTATGGCAATGAACTCCCAAGGCGGTTCCCAAAGCGACCCTTTCGGCGTCGCCGCATTCGAGCACGGCCGCTGTCGATGGTGTTACCCCTTCCAGATAGTATTCAAAGTCACCATGGGTCGATTCGATACGGGCGGCGTTCAGAAGGGTGAGGGTCGGGTGGAAGATCGCTCCAATGTTATCGAGACTCGTCTCCAGGACATTGGTGGCGGCAACGAATTGCGGAAAGGCATCATGGATCCGGGCCAAGGCATCCGGTGTCCTGTGTGCAGGAATGGCGGCCATCGGGACAGAGTTCTTGATCTGAATGATCCTGGCCTTATTCGTTTCCACCCTGCGGGACACGTACACGAATGACTGTGTTTCCGCAACCAATGGATGCTGCTTCTTGCCCTTCTCCTTGAGTACCGATAAGAATTCCATTGCACCGAAGGTTCTGCCCGGGTTTAGGATGACCAACTGATCCTTTTTCAAGTAGGGTGCGAATCTTTCCGCGATCTCCCTATGTCCAGAAGCAGGAATGACCACCATTACGATATCCGCATCCTCAACTGCCTCCTTCATTTCGGAGGTCGCACAGTGTACCTTGCCAAATCCATTCAATACCCCCTCGACCTCGATCCCGCCTCTGTCCACGATGCAATCTATCTTCTCTTTGGACCTATTCCATATCGTCGTCTCGAAACCCATGATCGCAAGATGTCCTGCCATGGCCAAACCACCATGTCCTGCTCCGAGGACTGCAATCTTCCGAGGTCCTTTCTGACGGTCGTTATCAGCGTTCATAACACCCCGCTTGAGATGATAAGAAAAGTCAAGAATATGTTAACGCTGAGATTATATGAATATTGCTCAAGCGAAGAACGGGATGCGGACAATAAGGACACGGCAAAAAGGTCCAATGCCTAAAACGAGACGCATTCTTGTCCATTTTCCTCCAGAGTACCAACGCCGTCGAAGGGTCATTTTGTTGTCTAACCGGCATTCTCGAATAACAAGATCTCAATGGCCTTGCTGACTCTTACTGGATCAGCGCATAATTAGGAATTGGATCAATAATGCGCGCCTTAATTGGCCAACATGGCTATGTTTTGTCTCAGCAGGATTCTCAAAGAATCAGGTAGGAATTATTACCACTAACATATACACCGATAATTTATCTCGATGTTACTTGGGCACCTATTTGGACTATTTATTTCAAGTTGACATATGCCGTGCTGTAGTAGGACGGGGTCACGAAGCTGATCAGGGTCGAGGACCCGTTGGCTGGAACGATCTTAACAGTCGCAGCCGCGGTGTATCCCAGAGTCAGGCCGGTGATGCCG is part of the Methanomassiliicoccales archaeon genome and harbors:
- a CDS encoding cobalamin B12-binding domain-containing protein produces the protein MRILGATMGKCVHVAGIQSFLRAAKSLGNEVRFLGTCVTNQQIVNEMIEWDPEMVVLSYRLDPGSAERLMLDLQGEIERDDRWKGRRLLFGGTPPVAEMAKHSGIFEKVFAGGESPEEIISVLDGKIIEKQLDPVGDDLQTRIQNSYPYPLIRHHFGMPSLEDTIQGAGRLAQERSVDILSIAPDQNAQENFFRPGEMNNELDGAGGVPLRDVEDLRRLYQITRVGNRPLLRCYSGTRDLERWAEMLHETINNTWGAIPLAWYSELDGRSDRTLEAAMQENQAVIAWHADRGIPVEVTDSHQWSLRSSGDTIELVVAYLCAYNAKALGVRDYVCQFMFETPRGMSPVMDRAKMMAKLELVTTLEDKDFHIIRMVRSGLNSLSHHPNIAKGQLAVSVFNAMVVKPHIVHVVGYSEAYDVATPDVIIESCDIVRGAIEKALKSEFLPEQDPRIVARKKYLISEARYLLQVIKKVGLRMAEDPYCSPKVMGEIIRLGILDAMDLKDSKVAKGRIVTAIIDGGCDAVDERTGKPLSVRQRLMELISGDEALDLIEICVVR
- a CDS encoding NAD/NADP octopine/nopaline dehydrogenase family protein; translation: MNADNDRQKGPRKIAVLGAGHGGLAMAGHLAIMGFETTIWNRSKEKIDCIVDRGGIEVEGVLNGFGKVHCATSEMKEAVEDADIVMVVIPASGHREIAERFAPYLKKDQLVILNPGRTFGAMEFLSVLKEKGKKQHPLVAETQSFVYVSRRVETNKARIIQIKNSVPMAAIPAHRTPDALARIHDAFPQFVAATNVLETSLDNIGAIFHPTLTLLNAARIESTHGDFEYYLEGVTPSTAAVLECGDAERVALGTALGVHCHTAREWLYLAYNSYGKTLYEAIQSTPGYKGVRAPSSLVHRYLFEDVPMSLVPMVSLGHLIGIKTPTMESLVHLASLIDVQDYMTVGRTVEKVGIGGMNVKQIRMVALKGAHR